From the Halomonas meridiana genome, one window contains:
- a CDS encoding TIGR04141 family sporadically distributed protein: protein MTVRTLNIRLLREGRDIERAFTDTFAPNAGRALQRGPWELIEGATVFVGQIYSNPPKWRSFIEEGSNEIPDEIFTGGAGAVIFVPIGARFAAICFGHIHIALNDDAFERQFGLKVTLNSVPGSNIRSLDLATPDAVTFQKRVQASRDSDVNAFGVDRLRDVARVAGGTPKDPSFARFVAGKDSLSITCELDINDVQKKCNEIFKVYEKTDYKTDFKWVDNLRPVIEKDLIEQLDEKLFVDLGELRKGNPVDLHMSPPEVANYIEGSELHYNGFGSHGATFHSLAITDYISELNRCKFTGDIKEIKEKHRISAKPSDKDQFSEKWKVYDCFIHEASLTSKTDTLYFILFAGNWFQVEALFKDSVNKFFDEIDTVNIIGKTAAHNEQELIANLVATRAADLLKLDREKINPAGVRNANLEPADFLSDKKHFIHLKDGHSSGPISHLWSQGVVSAEAFVGDKEFRKKLRSIVKSEKKGFEVHLPKSTERVVREKYTIVYGIMRQPYADGTLGLPFFSKVSLQVSVERLRKLGFDVAIELIEKPASSAGVRRGRTSSVATSEEAGGKALAKS from the coding sequence ATGACTGTGCGCACCCTCAACATACGTCTTTTACGTGAAGGCCGAGACATAGAAAGGGCCTTCACTGACACCTTCGCCCCAAACGCGGGTCGCGCTCTTCAGCGAGGGCCATGGGAGTTGATTGAGGGAGCGACAGTATTTGTCGGACAAATATATTCGAACCCTCCTAAATGGCGCTCCTTCATCGAAGAAGGATCTAATGAAATACCTGACGAAATATTTACAGGTGGCGCAGGTGCTGTGATTTTCGTCCCTATCGGGGCAAGATTCGCTGCCATCTGCTTCGGACATATTCATATCGCCCTCAACGACGATGCGTTTGAGCGACAGTTTGGATTGAAGGTCACGCTGAACTCTGTTCCGGGGAGCAATATACGTTCACTGGATTTGGCAACACCAGATGCGGTTACATTCCAAAAAAGAGTTCAGGCTAGCCGTGATAGCGATGTCAATGCCTTCGGCGTTGATCGATTGCGTGATGTCGCGAGGGTCGCAGGTGGTACGCCTAAAGATCCAAGTTTTGCACGCTTTGTTGCAGGTAAGGATTCTTTATCTATCACTTGTGAGCTAGATATTAATGATGTCCAGAAAAAATGTAATGAGATCTTTAAGGTTTACGAAAAAACAGACTATAAAACTGATTTTAAATGGGTTGATAACCTGCGACCCGTGATCGAAAAGGATCTCATCGAACAGCTGGACGAAAAGTTATTTGTAGATCTGGGTGAGTTGCGAAAGGGTAATCCGGTGGATCTTCACATGTCGCCACCGGAAGTGGCCAACTATATCGAAGGGAGTGAGCTTCACTACAATGGCTTTGGAAGTCATGGGGCCACATTTCACAGCTTGGCAATAACTGACTATATAAGTGAGCTGAATCGATGCAAATTCACCGGCGACATTAAAGAGATAAAGGAAAAACATCGAATTTCCGCGAAGCCGTCTGACAAAGATCAGTTCTCGGAAAAATGGAAAGTTTACGATTGCTTTATTCACGAGGCGTCTTTGACCTCGAAAACGGACACGCTTTATTTTATCCTTTTTGCTGGCAACTGGTTTCAGGTCGAAGCATTATTCAAGGATAGTGTGAACAAATTTTTTGATGAGATCGACACAGTCAATATTATTGGAAAGACCGCTGCACATAATGAGCAAGAACTCATCGCGAATCTGGTTGCGACTAGGGCAGCAGATCTTCTCAAGCTCGATAGGGAAAAAATCAACCCCGCCGGTGTGCGAAATGCAAACCTCGAGCCAGCGGACTTTTTGTCAGATAAAAAACACTTCATTCACTTGAAAGACGGCCACTCTTCCGGCCCCATAAGCCACCTTTGGTCACAGGGTGTTGTCAGTGCAGAGGCTTTCGTAGGCGATAAAGAGTTTAGGAAAAAACTGCGTTCAATTGTTAAGTCTGAGAAGAAAGGTTTTGAAGTCCATTTGCCAAAATCAACCGAACGTGTTGTTCGCGAAAAATACACTATTGTTTACGGAATTATGCGCCAACCCTACGCCGACGGGACTTTGGGATTGCCATTTTTTAGTAAGGTAAGTTTGCAAGTTTCAGTTGAACGCCTCCGAAAATTGGGATTCGACGTTGCGATAGAACTGATCGAAAAGCCGGCGTCTTCGGCAGGGGTAAGAAGAGGACGTACCTCTTCGGTTGCAACGTCCGAAGAAGCAGGCGGCAAAGCTCTGGCAAAATCATGA
- a CDS encoding type I restriction endonuclease subunit R, with protein MMNKVFNAAEKHQSQIPALQLLVALGFTPLSQAEALRLRGGRLKNVVLDDILIEQSMRLNRFTHRGREYPFDLQDAHEALRRLKPTPDRLKGLRVTNQEIYDTLVLGTTITKSIDGDSKSHSFRYIDWETPENNVFHVTAEFAVERTASRQTRRCDIVAFVNGIPFVVIENKRPTEHLKKADSQLIGYQREDGIPQLFHFAQLLMTMNRVEARYATVGAKAKFWHGWREEDDAEDALSVMARALPATAAPAPEQMAELASEDEAERLLAAANQPLSIAEAQAIYTGRLADARDHFLALREEGERAVTEQDRTLYALCRPSRLLDLVRRFTVFDGGVRKIARHQQFFGIRRAIETISQHDTRGARKGGVIWHTQGSGKSLTMVMLGRALALESGIENPRIIIVTDRDDLDRQIKGTFKSCDLEPVRATTGAHLLELVRDKTPLITTIINKFDTALKQNQPPDDDPNVFVLVDESHRTQTGRYGGHSQFAAKMRRLLPRACYLGFTGTPLLKKEKNTLQTFGRLIHRYGIDEAVADESVVPLLYEGRLVEQQVSGQVIDRWFDKISVGLSEDQRRDLKRKFSRMDALNKTEQAIRAKAFDISEHYRQHWQGTGFKAQLVAPSKAAAVRFKAVLDEIGHVSSAIVISPPDDNEGHEEVDQDARDLVRDFWAKMMAQYKTEEAYNREIVEAFKGSGDPEILIVVSKLLTGFDAPRNTVLYVCKSLKEHNLLQAIARVNRLFEEGDTEKRFGFVIDYEGLLGELDSALTTYNAFEGYEAADLTGTVHDVREEIRKLPQRHDQLWDLFKPVRNKRDMEQFERHLADEARRQDFYARLSAFSRCLHIALSSDKLLDVFDQNKVDALKRDWQQFSELKRSVQIRYQETVDIREFEPKIQKLLDDHVVAMPAETIIDVVNINDPDALKAVVEESGVSNASKADRISSATRRAITENMDEDPTFYKRFSELLEETIRAYREQRLSEREYLQSVVKLASQIARKERGHHVPERLKGNEDGQAFFGILDGQLQTQDEATVAGDEAAVISLDIIEIIKSHLIVDLWSNEVAQNDLRNAIDDYFFDVIRDQKGVDLPVEVLDDLEQKIMNLARARFNA; from the coding sequence ATGATGAACAAAGTTTTTAACGCCGCTGAAAAACACCAGTCCCAGATTCCCGCGCTACAGCTGCTGGTGGCGCTGGGCTTCACTCCGCTGTCGCAGGCGGAGGCGCTGCGCCTGCGCGGTGGGCGGCTTAAGAACGTGGTGCTGGACGATATCCTGATCGAGCAGTCGATGCGCCTCAACCGCTTCACCCATCGCGGGCGAGAGTACCCCTTCGACCTGCAGGATGCCCATGAGGCGCTGCGTCGGCTAAAGCCCACGCCTGACCGGCTGAAGGGGCTGCGCGTTACCAATCAGGAGATCTACGACACCCTGGTGCTCGGCACCACGATCACCAAATCCATCGATGGCGACTCCAAGAGCCACTCGTTTCGCTATATCGACTGGGAGACGCCCGAGAACAACGTTTTCCACGTCACCGCCGAATTCGCGGTCGAGCGGACGGCGTCTCGCCAGACCCGACGCTGCGATATCGTCGCGTTCGTCAACGGCATTCCATTCGTGGTGATCGAGAACAAGCGGCCCACTGAACACCTGAAGAAGGCCGATAGTCAGCTGATCGGCTATCAGCGCGAAGACGGTATTCCCCAGCTATTCCACTTTGCGCAGCTACTGATGACCATGAACCGGGTGGAGGCGCGCTATGCCACCGTCGGTGCCAAAGCGAAGTTCTGGCATGGCTGGCGGGAAGAGGACGACGCGGAGGATGCCCTCTCCGTCATGGCGCGCGCACTCCCTGCCACGGCAGCACCGGCCCCGGAGCAGATGGCCGAACTCGCCAGCGAGGACGAAGCCGAGCGACTGTTGGCGGCGGCCAACCAGCCGCTGAGCATCGCGGAAGCGCAGGCGATCTATACCGGCCGCCTGGCGGATGCCCGCGACCATTTCCTGGCGCTGCGGGAAGAGGGCGAGCGCGCCGTGACCGAGCAGGATCGAACGCTCTACGCGCTGTGCCGGCCGTCACGGCTGCTCGATCTGGTCCGTCGCTTCACCGTGTTCGATGGCGGTGTGCGCAAGATCGCGCGTCATCAGCAGTTCTTCGGCATCCGGCGGGCGATCGAGACCATCAGCCAACACGATACTCGCGGCGCGCGCAAGGGCGGCGTCATTTGGCACACCCAGGGCTCGGGCAAGTCGCTGACCATGGTGATGCTGGGTCGTGCCCTGGCGCTGGAAAGCGGCATCGAGAACCCGCGCATCATCATCGTCACCGACCGTGACGACCTCGACCGGCAGATCAAGGGGACGTTCAAGTCCTGCGATCTGGAACCGGTAAGGGCGACAACCGGTGCGCATCTGCTCGAACTCGTGCGCGACAAGACGCCACTGATCACCACGATCATCAACAAGTTCGATACCGCGCTGAAGCAAAACCAGCCGCCGGATGACGATCCCAACGTCTTCGTGCTGGTCGATGAAAGCCACCGCACACAGACCGGCCGCTACGGCGGACATAGCCAGTTTGCCGCCAAGATGCGCCGGCTGCTGCCCCGCGCCTGCTATCTCGGCTTCACCGGTACGCCGCTGCTGAAGAAAGAGAAGAACACGCTACAGACCTTCGGCCGGTTGATCCACCGCTATGGCATCGACGAAGCGGTGGCCGACGAATCCGTGGTGCCGCTGCTCTACGAGGGCAGGCTGGTCGAGCAGCAGGTCTCGGGGCAGGTGATCGACCGCTGGTTCGACAAGATCAGCGTTGGTTTGAGCGAGGATCAGCGCCGCGATCTGAAGCGCAAGTTCTCGCGCATGGATGCACTGAACAAGACCGAGCAAGCAATCCGCGCCAAGGCGTTCGACATCTCCGAGCACTATCGCCAGCACTGGCAGGGGACCGGCTTCAAGGCACAGCTCGTCGCGCCCTCCAAGGCCGCCGCTGTCCGCTTCAAAGCGGTACTCGACGAGATCGGTCATGTCTCGAGCGCCATCGTCATCTCGCCACCGGACGACAACGAGGGACACGAAGAGGTCGACCAGGACGCCCGAGATCTCGTGCGCGACTTCTGGGCGAAGATGATGGCGCAGTACAAAACCGAGGAGGCCTACAATCGCGAGATCGTCGAGGCCTTCAAAGGCTCGGGCGATCCGGAAATCCTAATCGTGGTCTCCAAGCTGCTCACCGGCTTCGATGCACCGCGTAATACCGTGCTCTATGTTTGTAAGTCGCTCAAGGAACACAATCTTTTGCAGGCCATCGCGCGCGTGAACCGACTCTTCGAGGAGGGGGATACGGAGAAGCGGTTCGGCTTCGTCATCGACTACGAAGGCCTGCTCGGCGAGCTCGACAGCGCGCTGACCACCTACAACGCCTTCGAGGGCTACGAAGCGGCGGACCTCACCGGGACGGTGCACGATGTTCGCGAGGAGATCCGCAAGCTGCCTCAGCGTCACGATCAGCTGTGGGATCTGTTCAAGCCGGTGCGCAACAAGCGCGACATGGAGCAGTTCGAGCGACATCTCGCCGACGAAGCGCGCCGCCAGGACTTCTATGCGCGCCTGAGCGCCTTCAGCCGTTGCCTGCATATCGCGCTGTCGTCGGACAAGCTGCTCGACGTCTTCGACCAGAATAAAGTGGACGCCCTAAAGCGCGACTGGCAGCAGTTCTCGGAACTCAAGCGCTCGGTCCAGATCCGCTATCAGGAAACGGTCGATATCCGCGAGTTCGAGCCCAAGATCCAGAAGCTGCTCGACGATCATGTCGTGGCGATGCCCGCCGAGACGATCATCGATGTGGTCAACATCAACGATCCCGATGCGCTGAAGGCGGTGGTCGAGGAGAGCGGGGTCTCGAACGCCTCGAAGGCCGACCGCATCTCCAGTGCCACGCGGCGGGCGATCACCGAGAACATGGATGAGGACCCGACCTTTTACAAACGTTTCTCGGAGCTGCTCGAAGAGACGATTCGCGCCTACCGCGAGCAGCGGCTCTCCGAACGTGAATACCTGCAGAGCGTGGTAAAGCTGGCGAGCCAGATAGCTCGCAAGGAGCGCGGCCATCACGTGCCCGAACGCCTCAAAGGCAACGAGGATGGGCAGGCGTTCTTCGGTATTCTCGACGGCCAACTCCAGACCCAGGACGAGGCGACGGTGGCGGGCGACGAAGCGGCCGTCATCTCCTTGGACATCATCGAGATCATCAAGTCACATCTGATCGTCGATCTGTGGTCGAACGAGGTGGCGCAGAACGATCTACGCAACGCCATCGACGATTACTTCTTCGATGTCATCCGCGACCAGAAGGGTGTCGATCTGCCGGTCGAGGTGCTGGACGATCTGGAGCAGAAGATCATGAATCTCGCCCGCGCCAGGTTCAACGCATGA
- a CDS encoding type I restriction-modification system subunit M has protein sequence MTDQMTQQQINQTAWAACDTFRGAVDAGQYKDYILVMLFLKYISDLWNDHVKIYRKQFGGDEARIRRRLERERFVLPEGASFYDLHAQRSAPNIGELINIALEQIEDANRTKLEGVFRNIDFNSEANLGRPKDRNRRLKNLLEDFAKPALDLRPSRVTEDIIGECYIYLISRFASDAGKKAGEFYTPTAVSRLLAKLAAPAPGSTICDPACGSGSLLIQASQEVGSENFALYGQEVNGATWALARMNMFLHAKDAARIEWCDTLNSPALVESDHLMRFDVVLANPPFSLDKWGAENAGADPFARFWRGVPPKSKGDYAFITHMIEIAKRQSGRVAVIVPHGVLFRAGAEGRIRQQLIEENLLDTVVGLPANLFTTTGIPVAILIFDRSREEGGANESRRDVLFIDASKAFTPSKTQNVMDDTHIGKVLETYRTRAEIERYSHRASPEELLENGYNLNIPRYVDTFEPEEEIDVAAVQRDIVRIEGELAEVRKKMAGYLKELGVDV, from the coding sequence ATGACCGATCAAATGACGCAGCAGCAGATCAACCAGACCGCCTGGGCCGCCTGCGACACCTTCCGCGGTGCCGTAGATGCGGGCCAGTACAAGGATTACATTCTGGTTATGCTATTTCTGAAGTACATCTCGGATCTTTGGAATGATCACGTTAAAATCTACCGCAAACAGTTCGGCGGTGACGAAGCACGCATTCGCCGCCGTCTGGAGCGCGAACGTTTCGTCTTACCCGAAGGCGCAAGCTTCTACGATCTGCATGCACAGCGCAGCGCGCCCAATATCGGCGAGCTGATCAATATCGCACTCGAACAGATAGAAGACGCGAATCGTACCAAGCTGGAGGGGGTCTTTCGCAATATCGACTTCAATTCAGAAGCCAACCTTGGCCGCCCCAAGGACCGCAACCGCCGACTCAAGAATCTGCTCGAGGATTTCGCCAAACCCGCACTCGACCTGCGCCCCTCTCGGGTGACCGAGGACATCATCGGTGAGTGCTACATCTATCTCATCTCGCGCTTCGCCTCGGACGCCGGCAAGAAGGCCGGCGAGTTCTACACGCCCACGGCGGTCTCGCGCCTGCTGGCCAAACTGGCCGCGCCCGCGCCGGGCAGCACCATCTGCGACCCCGCCTGCGGCTCCGGCTCGCTGCTGATCCAGGCTTCCCAGGAGGTCGGCTCCGAAAACTTCGCCCTCTACGGTCAGGAGGTCAACGGCGCCACCTGGGCACTGGCACGCATGAACATGTTCCTGCACGCCAAGGATGCCGCGCGCATCGAGTGGTGCGACACCCTCAACAGCCCGGCGCTGGTGGAGAGCGATCACCTCATGCGCTTCGACGTGGTGCTCGCCAACCCGCCGTTCTCGCTGGATAAATGGGGCGCGGAGAACGCCGGTGCCGATCCGTTCGCGCGTTTCTGGCGCGGCGTGCCGCCCAAATCGAAGGGCGATTACGCCTTCATCACCCACATGATCGAGATTGCCAAGCGCCAATCCGGCCGCGTCGCGGTCATCGTGCCCCACGGGGTGCTGTTCCGCGCCGGTGCCGAGGGTCGCATCCGCCAGCAGTTGATCGAAGAGAATCTGCTCGATACGGTCGTCGGCTTGCCTGCCAACCTGTTCACCACCACGGGGATTCCGGTCGCCATCCTGATCTTCGACCGCTCGCGGGAGGAAGGGGGCGCCAACGAATCACGCCGCGACGTGCTGTTCATCGACGCCAGCAAGGCATTCACGCCGAGCAAGACTCAGAACGTGATGGATGACACCCATATCGGCAAGGTGCTGGAGACCTATCGCACCCGCGCCGAGATCGAGCGCTACTCCCATCGCGCCAGCCCCGAGGAGCTGTTGGAAAACGGCTACAACCTCAACATTCCCCGTTACGTGGATACCTTCGAGCCGGAAGAAGAGATCGACGTGGCCGCCGTTCAGCGCGACATCGTACGGATAGAAGGTGAGCTGGCCGAGGTTCGAAAGAAGATGGCCGGCTATTTGAAGGAGCTCGGTGTCGATGTCTGA
- a CDS encoding restriction endonuclease subunit S, producing MSKQTSQIATVPLGSLANISAGGTPNRKKPNYWQKGGIPWVTTSEVDYSVITSTKEQISEEGLKNSAAKIFPKGTLLIALYGQGKTRGQVGILGLDAATNQACAAITPTADYDKKFLFYVLQSDYPRIRALSNSGGQENLSGELIREIRIPAIRLIEQRKIAHILQVWDEALEKLAVLRAAKEQRLGSLRATLLFGNLCTNGPRRQWTPTRLATVTHELTGRNGANGLGRDYVMGVTKAQGVVPMREQTIAGDISRYKRLPPRAFAYNPMRINVGSIAMNQRDEEVLVSPDYVVFACNADGLDPGYLDHLRKTSWWAHYINSGGSGSVRQRTYYADLAALKLPLPELDEQKAITEVLDTARGDLEATEREIKAVTRQKRGLMQKLLTGEWRVEMEE from the coding sequence GTGAGTAAGCAAACTTCTCAAATAGCAACTGTGCCACTTGGCAGCTTGGCAAATATCAGTGCAGGTGGAACACCGAATCGGAAGAAGCCAAATTATTGGCAGAAAGGCGGTATCCCATGGGTGACGACCTCTGAAGTAGACTATTCGGTTATCACAAGCACCAAGGAGCAGATTTCAGAAGAAGGGCTGAAAAACTCAGCGGCCAAGATTTTCCCAAAGGGAACGCTGCTTATAGCTCTTTACGGTCAAGGAAAAACTCGAGGACAAGTTGGCATTTTGGGATTAGACGCAGCTACAAATCAAGCCTGTGCTGCCATAACTCCAACAGCCGATTACGATAAAAAATTCCTTTTCTATGTTCTTCAGAGCGACTATCCACGTATTCGTGCACTCTCGAACTCTGGGGGACAAGAAAATCTAAGCGGCGAGCTGATCCGAGAAATTCGTATTCCAGCCATTCGGCTTATCGAGCAACGCAAGATCGCTCATATCTTGCAGGTTTGGGATGAAGCGCTCGAAAAGCTCGCTGTGCTTAGAGCGGCGAAGGAACAGCGCTTGGGTAGTCTAAGGGCGACCCTCCTTTTCGGAAACCTCTGCACAAATGGCCCGCGACGCCAGTGGACGCCGACGCGCCTTGCGACCGTTACCCATGAGTTGACCGGACGAAATGGAGCCAATGGACTCGGCCGCGACTATGTCATGGGAGTAACCAAGGCCCAGGGGGTCGTGCCGATGCGGGAACAGACCATCGCTGGTGATATCAGCCGCTATAAGCGCCTGCCGCCTCGCGCCTTCGCCTACAACCCCATGCGCATCAATGTCGGCTCCATCGCAATGAATCAACGCGATGAAGAGGTACTGGTCAGCCCCGACTACGTTGTCTTTGCCTGCAACGCCGACGGGCTCGATCCCGGTTACCTCGATCATCTGCGAAAAACGTCGTGGTGGGCGCATTACATCAATAGCGGTGGCTCGGGCAGTGTTCGCCAACGCACCTACTACGCCGATCTGGCCGCGCTGAAGCTACCACTGCCCGAACTCGACGAGCAGAAGGCGATTACAGAGGTGCTGGACACCGCAAGAGGTGATCTGGAAGCGACCGAACGCGAGATCAAGGCTGTTACACGGCAGAAGCGCGGGTTGATGCAGAAGCTGCTAACTGGCGAATGGCGAGTCGAAATGGAGGAATAA
- a CDS encoding virulence RhuM family protein has protein sequence MSEGEIILYTTEDGQAEIQLRAVEGTVWLTQGQMAELFASSPQGITQLVRAIYDDEELTEATTCKEFLQVRSEGGRQVRRSLKHYNLELILAVGYRVRSPRGVQFRRWASAVLKAYLVKGFVMHDERLKDPAWDYFDELLERIRDIRASEARFYQKVRDILVLSEDYDPSSPAVPTFYATIQNKMLNAVTSHTAGELIRARANPDQPNMGLTTWKNADKGRPPRKADVGTAKNYLAEAEIKELNLIVETFLNTAELRATRRQTMRLAEWERVLDTFLTANELPKLEGAGSISAEAAKRIAHERYEAFDAKRKAAQQQAADEAGDIEELKRIADVAKLGKRGRGSE, from the coding sequence ATGTCTGAAGGCGAAATCATCCTCTATACCACCGAGGACGGCCAGGCCGAGATTCAACTGCGCGCCGTGGAGGGCACCGTATGGCTGACCCAGGGCCAGATGGCGGAGCTGTTTGCTTCCAGCCCGCAGGGCATCACCCAGCTCGTGCGGGCGATCTACGACGATGAAGAGCTGACCGAGGCGACAACCTGTAAGGAATTCTTACAAGTTCGCAGCGAGGGTGGGCGCCAGGTGCGCCGCTCGCTCAAGCACTACAACCTCGAGCTGATTCTGGCGGTCGGCTACCGCGTGCGCAGCCCTCGCGGGGTGCAGTTCCGCCGCTGGGCCTCAGCGGTCTTGAAGGCGTATCTCGTCAAGGGCTTCGTCATGCACGACGAACGCCTGAAGGATCCCGCCTGGGACTACTTCGACGAGCTGCTCGAACGCATCCGCGATATCCGCGCCTCGGAAGCACGCTTCTATCAGAAAGTGCGCGATATCCTGGTGCTCAGCGAGGATTATGACCCCAGCTCGCCGGCCGTCCCCACCTTCTACGCCACGATCCAGAACAAGATGCTCAACGCCGTGACCAGCCATACCGCCGGCGAGCTGATTCGCGCCCGCGCCAATCCCGATCAGCCCAATATGGGCCTGACGACCTGGAAGAACGCCGACAAGGGGCGCCCACCGCGCAAGGCCGATGTGGGAACGGCCAAGAACTATCTGGCCGAGGCCGAGATCAAGGAGCTCAACCTGATCGTCGAGACTTTCCTCAACACCGCCGAACTGCGCGCGACGCGACGGCAGACCATGCGGCTGGCAGAGTGGGAGCGCGTGCTCGACACCTTCCTGACCGCCAACGAACTGCCAAAGCTGGAGGGCGCGGGCTCAATCTCAGCGGAAGCCGCCAAGCGTATCGCCCACGAGCGCTACGAGGCGTTCGATGCCAAGCGCAAGGCCGCCCAGCAGCAGGCGGCGGATGAAGCAGGTGACATTGAGGAGCTGAAGCGTATTGCCGACGTTGCGAAGTTAGGGAAGAGAGGGCGTGGGAGTGAGTAA
- a CDS encoding restriction endonuclease subunit S yields MLQLRNIATDAMPPAPRLERYMLEGLAARYFVTGGEVVFRSRGEPSTAVAIDDGLTEPVLVVNPLFILCPDTSYLLPSYLAWAINQPDAQRRLGAEAQGTSLRMIPMKVLERLEIAVPDLATQQRIVELNALARQEVHLLRELATHRERLSSLILGEAAMAADHKEMAP; encoded by the coding sequence GTGCTTCAATTGCGCAATATCGCTACGGACGCTATGCCGCCTGCGCCTCGGCTTGAGCGTTACATGCTAGAAGGTCTTGCTGCTCGCTATTTCGTGACCGGCGGTGAGGTCGTGTTTCGCTCTCGGGGAGAGCCGAGCACTGCCGTCGCCATTGACGATGGTCTGACGGAGCCCGTACTGGTCGTCAATCCTCTTTTCATCCTGTGCCCCGATACGAGCTACCTGCTGCCGTCCTACCTGGCCTGGGCCATCAATCAACCTGACGCCCAGCGTCGGCTTGGTGCCGAAGCCCAGGGCACGAGCCTGCGAATGATTCCGATGAAAGTGCTGGAACGGCTCGAGATCGCCGTCCCCGACCTTGCCACACAGCAGCGCATCGTCGAACTGAATGCCCTAGCGCGGCAGGAAGTGCATCTGTTGCGGGAACTCGCCACACACCGGGAACGACTATCGAGCCTCATTCTCGGCGAAGCCGCGATGGCCGCCGATCACAAGGAAATGGCCCCATGA
- a CDS encoding sigma-54-dependent Fis family transcriptional regulator has translation MSEIDRRVLQTIVETANDHFFIVSGDGQILDISPGAEAVYGVSREELLSSSVQQLQAAGVLKPSITMEVMRTRQPAQLMQITGTGRRVIAEAYPVFVNGTLERIISRPRDLTDLQLLQDEYALLQKRFSEHLKRSQAAPDAEEQALDDALDNLQVRSHVMREIALLLKRVAPSDANVLMLGESGVGKTAFAKQLHRWSQRCDGPFIEVNCAAIPENLFESEMFGYQPGAFSGAARQGKAGLLEQAEGGTLFLDEIGELPLLMQTKLLKVIQDGSLTRLGDTRSRRVDFRLVVATNQDLGKQVEAGLFRLDLYYRLNVIPVTLPPLRERREDIPDLVEACLQRLNQRYGRQKILGNQVWSTLMGSDWPGNVRELENWLERAWLSSPTDQIEEPAALPHAEQPPANLPSASPATSAVALDPQETLKQYLARLERETLEELCHTLPSTYAIAERLGISQSSVVRRLQQYSLNAPQRQPR, from the coding sequence ATGAGCGAAATCGACAGGCGTGTACTGCAAACCATTGTGGAAACCGCCAATGACCACTTCTTCATTGTCAGTGGCGATGGGCAGATCTTGGATATCAGCCCCGGTGCTGAGGCGGTGTACGGCGTATCGCGAGAAGAGCTTCTTTCAAGCAGTGTTCAGCAATTGCAGGCGGCCGGTGTTTTGAAACCTTCCATTACCATGGAAGTGATGCGCACCCGCCAGCCTGCCCAGTTGATGCAAATCACCGGCACGGGCCGCCGCGTTATCGCAGAAGCCTACCCGGTGTTCGTTAACGGTACGCTAGAGCGCATTATCAGCCGCCCACGGGATTTAACCGATTTGCAGCTGCTGCAAGATGAGTATGCCCTGCTGCAAAAACGCTTTAGCGAGCACTTAAAACGCAGCCAAGCTGCGCCCGATGCCGAAGAGCAGGCGCTGGATGACGCGTTAGATAACTTACAGGTCAGAAGCCATGTGATGCGCGAAATTGCCCTGCTGCTCAAGCGTGTCGCGCCGTCGGATGCCAACGTCCTGATGCTCGGCGAATCCGGCGTGGGTAAGACCGCGTTTGCCAAGCAGCTTCACCGCTGGAGCCAGCGCTGCGACGGCCCCTTTATTGAAGTGAACTGCGCGGCAATCCCGGAAAATCTGTTTGAGTCCGAAATGTTTGGCTATCAGCCCGGCGCCTTCAGCGGTGCAGCCCGACAAGGCAAAGCGGGGCTGTTAGAACAGGCCGAAGGCGGCACGCTGTTTCTGGACGAAATCGGCGAGCTGCCGCTGCTGATGCAAACCAAGCTGCTTAAAGTCATTCAGGATGGCAGCTTGACCCGCCTAGGTGATACGCGCTCCCGTCGGGTCGATTTTCGCTTGGTAGTGGCAACCAATCAGGATTTGGGCAAGCAGGTAGAAGCGGGGCTTTTCCGCCTGGATCTTTATTACCGCCTCAACGTCATTCCCGTCACCCTGCCACCTTTGCGCGAACGACGTGAGGATATTCCCGACTTAGTGGAAGCGTGCTTACAACGGCTGAACCAGCGCTACGGGAGGCAGAAAATTCTCGGTAATCAAGTCTGGTCGACACTCATGGGCAGCGACTGGCCGGGTAATGTTAGGGAGCTGGAAAACTGGCTGGAAAGAGCCTGGCTTTCAAGCCCAACGGATCAAATCGAGGAGCCCGCCGCACTCCCTCACGCCGAGCAGCCACCGGCTAACTTGCCGAGCGCCTCGCCAGCAACGTCGGCAGTAGCACTCGACCCCCAGGAAACCCTCAAGCAGTACCTAGCGCGGCTGGAGCGTGAAACGCTTGAAGAGTTATGCCATACGCTACCCAGCACCTACGCCATCGCTGAACGGCTGGGCATCAGCCAATCCAGTGTGGTGCGCAGGCTGCAGCAGTACAGTCTTAACGCTCCCCAGCGCCAGCCCAGATAA